AGGGCTGATCAGCCACATGTACGGCGAGATCATAGAGCGCGAAGAGCTGTTGCCGCTCCATCCCGTCAAACGGACGGACGCCATCGAAAATGTGACGGTGGCGGGACAAGTCTACCGGGTCTACACCGTCTATACGGATAAACGGGTCGTGGAACAGGGGCGTATCAGAAAGGTAAGCGCGATCCAGTTCATTTATAATCTGGAGCCGGAAATGAACATGCTCAGCACGCTTCTGTACGTGCTTGGCGTCGGAGGTCTGGCCAGCATCGTCATCGCCATCTTCGCCGGACTCTTTTTGGCCAAGCGGGCATTGATTCCCATCCAGCTGTCATGGGAGAAGCAGCAGCAGTTCATCGCCGATGCCTCCCATGAATTGCGTACGCCGCTTTCCGTCATCCTGCTGAATCTGGAGCGGCTCTTTCGCTCCCCGGGACGGACGATCGAAGAAGAGAGCGAGCACATCCTGGTCAGCATGCAGGAGACCAAACGGCTGAACAAGCTGGTGGCCGATCTTCTCACGCTGGCACGCTCCGACTCCAATGAGCTGCAGCTGCTCAAGAAGACCGTAAATCTGGGCGAGTTGATTGAAAACAGCATCCAGACCTTTCGCCAGCTCGCGGCCGTGAAAGGGATTCGGATCGAGACGCAGATCCAGCATCCGCTGGAATTGTCCGGCGATCAGGAGCGGCTGCAGCAGCTGCTCGTCATCCTGCTGGACAATGCGCTGAAATACACCGATGAGCAGGGAACGATTACAGTCAGCTGCAGGCGGGAGGGGAATGCGATTGCCCTGAGCGTCAAGGACACGGGTGTGGGGATCTCTCCCCAGGATGTTCCCTACATCTTTGACCGCTTTTTCCGCGCGGACAAGATGCGCTCCCGGCAGCAGGAGGGGACAGGACTGGGGCTGTCCATTGCCAAATGGATCGTGGACGCGCATGGCGGAAAAATTCGCGCCGAGAGCGAAGAAGGCGAGGGCACCCGCATCTATGTCCAGCTTCCGCTCAAAAGCAGTTGACCATCGGCGCGGTCTCTCGTTCGTCCGGAGTAGATTCACCCGAACAGGTCTCTCTGCGCAGAGAGCCAGGCGGCGAGGCGGACGGACAAAAAAGCCGATTCCGAACCGGATGGGGGTTGGAATCGGCTATTTCGATTGGGAATGCGCGCAGCGCGGACTACTCCTTGAACAGCAGCGCGGCTCCGGCAATGCCCGGATGAGTCATTTCAAAAGGATCGAGGATGAGATTAAGCTCCTCCTCCGTGAGAACATTATGCTCCAGGCAGAGCTCACGCACCGAGCGGCCGGTGAGGATCGCTTCGCGGGCGATCCGCGCCGCTGTTTCATACCCGAGGTGAGGGTTGACGGCGGTGATGATGCCGACGCTCTTTTCCACGTAGGCTTTCATCACTTCTTCATTGGCCTTGATGCCGTCGATGCAGTATTCCTTGAATACGCGGAAAGCGTTGTTCATGATGCTGATCGATTGCAGCAGGTTAAAGACCAGAACCGGCTCCATGACGTTCAGCTCCAGCTGTCCCGCTTCGGAGGCGAGGCAGATGGTGTGGTCGTTTCCGATCACCTGGAAAGCCACCTGGTTGACGACCTCAGCCATGACCGGATTTACTTTCCCTGGCATGATCGAGGAGCCGGGCTGACGGGCTGGCAGGCTGATCTCCCCGAGACCGGCGCGCGGACCGGAAGCCATCAGGCGCAGGTCGTTGGCGATCTTTGACATGTTGATCATGCACACTTTGAGGGCGGCAGACACTTCGGTGTAGGCATCGGTATTCTGGGTGGCATCCACCAGATCCGAGGCCCCTTTGATCGGAAAGCCGGTGATCTCTGCCAGTTGCTTCACGACGTTTTCGATATAGCGGGGATCGGCGTTCAAGCCTGTTCCTACGGCTGTCGCCCCCATGTTTACTTCATACAGGTGATGACGGGAGGTGGAGATCCGGGTGATGTCCCGGGTCAGCACTTTGCGATACGCTTCGAATTCCTGGCCCAAACGGATCGGAACCGCATCCTGCAGATGGGTTCGGCCCATTTTGATGACGCTGTCAAACTCCTCCGCCTTTTGCGAAAACGATTCCTTCAGCTGCTCCATGGTGCCCAGCAGTTCTTCGAGCATCATCAGGACCGAGATGTGAATCGCTGTCGGGAAGGCGTCATTGGTCGACTGCGACATATTGACATGCGTATTGGGGCTTACCTGGAAGTAATCGCCTTTTTCAAAACCAAGGATTTCGAGCGCGCGATTGGCGATCACTTCGTTGGCGTTCATATTGATCGAGGTACCGGCACCGCCTTGAATCGGGTCGACGATGAACTGGTCGTGCAGCTGGCCATCCATAATCTCTTCGGCAGCCTGCACGATCGCCTGGCCGATGCGGCGGTTCAGCTGTCCGGTTTCCATATTGGCGATGGCGGCCGCCTTTTTTACCATGGCGATCGCCTTGATCAGCGATTCGTGAATGCGGTAACCTGTGATTGGAAAATTTTCCATTGCCCGCAGTGTTTGTACACCGTAATAGGCATGCCGGGGCACTTCTTTTTCCCCGAGAAAGTCTTTCTCCACCCGCTTGTCTAAAGCCGCGTCCATGTGAATCCATCTCCTTCGCATTGTTGAAATCAAAAAAAGTTTACTCTCATCAAAAGGGTACCACAGTTTCGGGAAAAGAAGTAGTGAACATTAACAGTGATATGCTCATCCTTGACGAAAAGCGGTGCCGTAGAAAAAAGCCCCTACTTTTCCAGGGGCTTCTCTCTCTTTTCGCTAGGAAGCCGACCGGGAGGAAGAGGCCGATGTCAGTCCCAGATGCTCCTTCAGGGACTGGCGGATCTCCTCCAGCGCCAGCTCATCCAGCTGATAATAGTAGATCTGGTCCAGCGTCATATTTCTTCCCTGCAGCTGCAGCTTCTCGATTGTCAGCTCGCGGCCTTTGGCAAATTGATAAAAAGCCTCCAGGTCTTGCAGCCGCAAATTCGTCTTCAGATTGTCGCCGAGCGCCTCCAGCAGGGCACCGTACTTGGGAACGGAGCCAATCGACAGGGCTTTGTGGAAAATGGCTTCGAGGACGAGCTGCTGGCGTTTTCCCCGCTCCATATCGCTGTCCATTTTGCGCGTCCGGACCAAGGCCAGGGCCTCTTCGCCGTTCAGCGTCTGCAGCCCCTTTTTCAGCTTGATGGCGCGGGGTCTGTCCTTGCTGTCTTGCTCGGTGATGGCGATCGGGACATCTACCTCGACTCCGCCCAGGGCGTCCACGATTTGCATGAACGCCGTGAAATTTACCTTTACATAGTAATCCACCGGAACGTCCAGCAGTCGCTCGACGGTCTCGACCGTGGCATCCACGCCGCCGAAGGCATGGGCGTGGTTGATCTTGTCTTTTTTCTTTTCCACGGGCACGTATACGTAGGAATCGCGCGGGATGCTGACCAGTTTGACGGAGTGCTCCTCGCCATTGAAGGTGGCCAGCAGCAGGGCATCCGTGCGCACGGCTTCCCCATACTGCTTCTGTCGCAGCTCGCTGTCATCCACGCCCATCAGCAAGACTGAAAAGCGCTCGGTATCGGGAGCGGGCTCCTCGGCCTTGGCGCGCATGGGCGAGACTTCTCCCCGCTGCAGCGGCTGATGCGCCTTTTCCTCCAAGAGGGTTGCTTTTCGATATAAATCAACCGCGTAGCCGGTCGAGACGAACAGCAGGATCAGAATGGGGATGAGCACGAAGACAAGGGGAAGCTTGCTTTTTCGTTTATGCTTTGGTTTGGTTTTCATCTAAGACCCACCTTGATCGTGATACTCTACATGGATTGTAGACGAAATTCGACAACAATTCGTTACAGGGGGGTAACAACGACGGAAGAATGTCGCAATTTTTTGGGAGTTTTTCGTTTCTTTTCTTGAAACATCCAGCAGGAAAAAGAGCGGAGAAGCATAACCAATAGAAGAGAGGAAATGGGCTAAAGGACCGAGGACACGCAGCTGGACAGGAACTTTCCAATCAATAATGATGAGGGAGTGTCGGACGATGAGCACGAATGAACAGATGCAAGGTACCTTGACCTACATGCTGGAGCAAAGTTGCAAGCGCTTTCCTGAACGCAGTGCCCTGTATTTCAAAGGACAGCAATGGGATTATCAGACGCTGGGGGCGATGGTAAGCAGATTCGCCGCCGGACTGCACAGTCTGGGAATTGAGCAGGGGGACCGGGTCGCGGTAATGCTGCCCAATTGCCCGCACTACGTCGCTGCTTACTACGGCATCCTGCAGCTGGGCGGAATCGTCGTCCAGGTGAATCCCATGTCTGTTCCCGCTGAGCTGGATTACTACCTCAGCGACTCGGGAGCCAAGGCCCTGATCGTGTTTGCCCCACTCCTGCCGGTCGTGGAAAAAGCAGCGGGTTCAAGCGGCCTCGCCGCGAGGATCGTCGTCGAGCTGCCGCCGACGGACACGCCGCTTCCGCCGGGTTACCTCCGCTTTGAAAATGTGCTCGCCCTCGCGGCTGACGCGCCCCAAGAGATGCCTGCTGTCTCTGTCTCACCGGACGATACTGCCGTCCTGCAGTATACGGGCGGCACGACTGGCCGCTCCAAAGGGGCGATGCTGACTCATCGCAATCTTTACATCAATGCCCAGCAAGCGCATCTCATCATGGGCGGGGACTTGGAAAAGCCTGACCGCATCCTCACGGTGATCCCCTACTTTCATGTCTATGGAATGACCGTCTGCATGAACCTGGCGATCTTCGGAGGTTCCCAGCAGATCATCTTGCCCCGTTTTGATCTGGAGGAGCTGCTGCAGACGATCAAGGATACCGGACCGACCATCTTCCCGGGCGTGCCGACGATGTACGTGGCCGTGAATTCCCATCCCAAGGCGGAAGAGTACGGCATTTCCTCCATCCGCCTGTGCGCCAGCGGTTCCGCCCCTCTGCCTGTCGAAGTGATCAAAGGGTTTGAAGCGAAGACGAAGGGCATGATTCTGGAGGGCTTTGGATTGACAGAGGCATCCCCGGTTACGCACTTCAACCCGATGGATAAGCGAAAAG
This sequence is a window from Brevibacillus composti. Protein-coding genes within it:
- a CDS encoding sensor histidine kinase — translated: MFKKTRIRLVLLNVIVFVILLNGLGCALYFSMQYRLYSQVDEELERAEKRLTQIPLVLFKFERKRLPDVDRRIGMLLWDDRGGLISHMYGEIIEREELLPLHPVKRTDAIENVTVAGQVYRVYTVYTDKRVVEQGRIRKVSAIQFIYNLEPEMNMLSTLLYVLGVGGLASIVIAIFAGLFLAKRALIPIQLSWEKQQQFIADASHELRTPLSVILLNLERLFRSPGRTIEEESEHILVSMQETKRLNKLVADLLTLARSDSNELQLLKKTVNLGELIENSIQTFRQLAAVKGIRIETQIQHPLELSGDQERLQQLLVILLDNALKYTDEQGTITVSCRREGNAIALSVKDTGVGISPQDVPYIFDRFFRADKMRSRQQEGTGLGLSIAKWIVDAHGGKIRAESEEGEGTRIYVQLPLKSS
- the aspA gene encoding aspartate ammonia-lyase; the encoded protein is MDAALDKRVEKDFLGEKEVPRHAYYGVQTLRAMENFPITGYRIHESLIKAIAMVKKAAAIANMETGQLNRRIGQAIVQAAEEIMDGQLHDQFIVDPIQGGAGTSINMNANEVIANRALEILGFEKGDYFQVSPNTHVNMSQSTNDAFPTAIHISVLMMLEELLGTMEQLKESFSQKAEEFDSVIKMGRTHLQDAVPIRLGQEFEAYRKVLTRDITRISTSRHHLYEVNMGATAVGTGLNADPRYIENVVKQLAEITGFPIKGASDLVDATQNTDAYTEVSAALKVCMINMSKIANDLRLMASGPRAGLGEISLPARQPGSSIMPGKVNPVMAEVVNQVAFQVIGNDHTICLASEAGQLELNVMEPVLVFNLLQSISIMNNAFRVFKEYCIDGIKANEEVMKAYVEKSVGIITAVNPHLGYETAARIAREAILTGRSVRELCLEHNVLTEEELNLILDPFEMTHPGIAGAALLFKE
- a CDS encoding LCP family protein, with the protein product MKTKPKHKRKSKLPLVFVLIPILILLFVSTGYAVDLYRKATLLEEKAHQPLQRGEVSPMRAKAEEPAPDTERFSVLLMGVDDSELRQKQYGEAVRTDALLLATFNGEEHSVKLVSIPRDSYVYVPVEKKKDKINHAHAFGGVDATVETVERLLDVPVDYYVKVNFTAFMQIVDALGGVEVDVPIAITEQDSKDRPRAIKLKKGLQTLNGEEALALVRTRKMDSDMERGKRQQLVLEAIFHKALSIGSVPKYGALLEALGDNLKTNLRLQDLEAFYQFAKGRELTIEKLQLQGRNMTLDQIYYYQLDELALEEIRQSLKEHLGLTSASSSRSAS
- a CDS encoding long-chain-fatty-acid--CoA ligase, translated to MSTNEQMQGTLTYMLEQSCKRFPERSALYFKGQQWDYQTLGAMVSRFAAGLHSLGIEQGDRVAVMLPNCPHYVAAYYGILQLGGIVVQVNPMSVPAELDYYLSDSGAKALIVFAPLLPVVEKAAGSSGLAARIVVELPPTDTPLPPGYLRFENVLALAADAPQEMPAVSVSPDDTAVLQYTGGTTGRSKGAMLTHRNLYINAQQAHLIMGGDLEKPDRILTVIPYFHVYGMTVCMNLAIFGGSQQIILPRFDLEELLQTIKDTGPTIFPGVPTMYVAVNSHPKAEEYGISSIRLCASGSAPLPVEVIKGFEAKTKGMILEGFGLTEASPVTHFNPMDKRKAGSIGTAIPFTESKIVSLQDGETVLGPNEAGELVVRGPQVMKGYWGMPEETAATLKDGWLYTGDIAYRDEEGYYYIIDRKKDLIIAGGFNIYPREVEEVLYQHPAVQEAVVIGVPDEYRGETVKAFVVRKKEAALTEEELTVFCRENLAAYKVPQIIEFRESLPKTAVGKILRRTLREEEKGASTT